GGTTTTCAGGATATTGAAGAATCTGATATGATTGCCATACCCGACCTTGATACCTTTGCAGTACTCCCCTGGAGACCTAAAGAACATCCCGTTGCCCGTATGATATGTGATGTATATCAAAAAGGTAACCCCTATGAAGGGGATCCGCGTTACATTTTAAAAAGAGCCCTCAAAAAGATGGACGAAATGGGATATGACCATTTCTACGTTGGACCTGAGCTTGAGTTCTTCTATTTTAAATCATCTGAAAAACCCGAACCCCTGGATAAAGGAGGATATTTTGATCAAAACCCATTGGATGTTGCCTCTAATTTAAGGAGAGACACTGTTTTATCCTTAAAAAAGCTGGGAATAAGGGTTGAATATTCACATCACGAAGCTGCTTCCTCCCAGCACGAAATAGATATTCGATATGACGATGCATTGAAAATGGCCGACAATATGATCACTTACAGAGTAACAGTTAAAGAGATTGCCACCCAGTATGGAGTTTATGCCACTTTCATGCCCAAACCATTGTTTGGAGAATATGGATCCGGTATGCATACCCATCAATCCCTGTTTAATGGAGAAAAAAATGCCTTCTTCGATCCTGAAGACCAGTATCACTTATCCAGTGACGCTAAAGCCTACATTGGAGGTATTTTACAACATTCATCAGAGATGGCCCCGATATTAGCTCCGTGGATAAATTCCTATAAGAGATTGACCCCAGGATACGAGGCCCCAGTCTATATTGCCTGGTCAAACAGCAATCGTTCTGCCCTTATCCGTGTACCTACATATCAGCCCGGCAGAGAAACTTCAACAAGGGTTGAGGTACGATGCCCGGATCCGTCTGGTAATCCTTATCTTCAACTTGCAATCATGTTAATGGCAGGATTAAAGGGAATAAAGGAAGAATGTGAGTTACCTGAGCCTATGGAACTTAATCTTTATGATTTAACTGAAAAAGAGAGATTAGAAAAGGGAATTAAAGCCCTACCAGGTAGTTTAGAGGAAGCAATTAAATATGCCGAAAATTCCCAATTGGTTAAGGAAACACTCGGATCTCACAGCTTTGAAAGGTTTATGTCATTAAAGAAAATGGAATGCGATGAGTACAGACGCCAGGTAAGTGATTGGGAAATAAAAAAATACTACCCAATTTTATAAATTAAATCCCCAGTTAATACTTTTTAAAGGATTTTAAATCTTTTATTTTAATTTTTTTTATTCATTCAGTTCCAATTTCTTTTACCTCCCGAAACATTTATATACGACTAAAAGGAAACATACTTCCGGTACGAATTTATTCTAATTATCACCGGAGGTAAATAATGTCAGACAAAATAGGACAGGTAATTGAAAATATAGAAAAATGCGGCACAAAATTTGTAAGGTTGCAGTTTGTGGATATACACGGAACGC
This genomic window from Methanobacterium sp. contains:
- a CDS encoding glutamine synthetase family protein, coding for MPSKEEILEYVIENNIEFIRLWFTDLNGLLKGFAITEDELENALNRGMGFDGSSITGFQDIEESDMIAIPDLDTFAVLPWRPKEHPVARMICDVYQKGNPYEGDPRYILKRALKKMDEMGYDHFYVGPELEFFYFKSSEKPEPLDKGGYFDQNPLDVASNLRRDTVLSLKKLGIRVEYSHHEAASSQHEIDIRYDDALKMADNMITYRVTVKEIATQYGVYATFMPKPLFGEYGSGMHTHQSLFNGEKNAFFDPEDQYHLSSDAKAYIGGILQHSSEMAPILAPWINSYKRLTPGYEAPVYIAWSNSNRSALIRVPTYQPGRETSTRVEVRCPDPSGNPYLQLAIMLMAGLKGIKEECELPEPMELNLYDLTEKERLEKGIKALPGSLEEAIKYAENSQLVKETLGSHSFERFMSLKKMECDEYRRQVSDWEIKKYYPIL